AGGGATGAGGTGGAAAGGTCCTCAGGACGAGGACTTTTCGATTTTGTCTCACTCTCCTGAGCATGGAGTACAGCGCAGGCAAGCAGTAAGACAGGAACAATCTGGCGACGAAACTGCATAAGACAACCCTCCATGGGATGAAACTCGTATTCCAACTTCCCGATTCTCTTTAAAGGTACGTTCTGATTGCGAGAGGTCTTCCACGATACGAAATCCTTATTGCATCATTCCAGGATGAAAGGCAACCGAGTGCTGCTTCCAGGATGGATAGGGTGTTCCCATGGCATCGTGCCAGAGAATCTCGTTCAGTTTTTCTGTCGGGACATCGTCCGGCTCCTGCCAGTTCATCTTGCCGGATGCGATTGCATCGGATTTACTCTGTCCATCCAGCGCGTTGACTCCCGGATTCAACTCATAGATGGATTGGGTTGGTTCGATTGCCTGATAGGGGGTCAGATTCGGAGTCTGCTGGAAACTATGGCGCATATCATTCGCGATTAGATCGAAGAGCGACATGGGAGGCACACCTAGAATTAACTCAATTGTCTTGACCATACTGACCTGTGAGTAGAACGTAGAATCAATCGCGCTGCGCTGCGTGTAGGGGCTTACGGCAAGCGCCACTGTGCGATGACCATCCACATGATCCAGGCCATCCTGCGCATCGTCTTCTACTATCAGGATGAGGGTTGATTTCCAGAACCTGCTGTGCGAGATTCCTTCCACAACCTGGCCGACCGCGAGATCGTTGTCTGCAAGGCATGCCTTGGGAGTCGAAAACCCTGGCGTCGTCCCCTCCGTATGATCGGAAGGCAGCTGGATCATAACCAGGTTAGGCATGCTACCGGCGCTTTCCCACTCCTTCAAATGGCGGAGAAAGATTCGTGCTCTAACAACATCTGGAATCTTCAGCCCATAGGCCGGAAAGTCAGGAACAAGGTATTGATTGAGACGTGCAATCGGAGCCCTGGTGGAAAAGGCGCCCATAAATTCACTGCCCTGCTTATATTCATCGAGCAGTTTGGCTCGAAGCGATCCAGTCTTGCCACCCATCTCACCCTCATACTCTCCAAAATCTGCGAAAGTCTTGTCGTGAGTGACAAGTTGGTCCCACAGGAAACCCGAACCGGCAAAGGCTAAGGGATCATCTCCGTTCTTTGGATAGCTGCGTCCGTTATATCCAGGCCAATAGGCATAGTCTGTTTCAGCAGCTTGCGTCAACCACTGGTGCCCGTCCGCGCTGTTGCCACCGTTCGCGTAAAAGTTGTCGAGCAGCACGAAATCGCGCGCGAGCTTGCGTTGATTCGGAATGATATCGTCTGCGTACATATTCAAACTCGGATCGCCATCACCCTTTCCCAGGGAGCCGAAATACTGATCGTAGCTGCGATTCTCCTTGATGATGTAAACCACGTGATCGATGGTGGACGGTTCGCCAACTCTCGCCGGAACAGGACGCGGAGCGGCATTTGGATTCGACTTCCCCTGCGCACCTCCTTCGGCGAACGAAACGCTCTGCAGGCTCATATGATTGTTCTCTGCAACCGCAATGGAGTACCGTCCGAGTTCATCCGCATCCGGAACCGCAATGATGTGGACTGTTCCTCGATCGGCGTGAACATACCGGCGATGGATATTGAGTTCCGGCTTCATGCCATCCCTCTTCTCGCGCGCCAGGAGATTTGCACTGTTCCATCCAGCGCCAACTCCGAGCAATGTTGAGACAGCAATGGTCTTTCCATCAGGACTTACGGCAACATCCTCCGGATACCATCCAGTGGGGATGAATCCGGCCACGCGGGAATGAATTGCCTTAAGATCAATCACCCCGACGGCATTAATTCCGGCGCATGCTACATACAAGGTTGAGTTATCTGGCGATAGAGCGACGGACTCGGGTGACACACCGGCGACTCTCTTCGCGAAGGGCTGCATGGCGATCGTTTCCAGCAAGCGATTCGACTCCGTATCGACGACGGAGATTGAATCCGAGTTGCTGTTCGCCACATAAAGTCGGCGATGCGATTCATCCCATACGAGGCCGGATGGATGCAGGCCCACTGCGATCGTTGCTGTTACTTGACCGGAGATGAGATCGATGCGTGAAACCGTTCCGTTTGACGCGACCCCCCTCTCATCCATCAGAACCTGGTCTGCATTCACTTCCGGACCGGTCGCAGCGCTTCGCTCTCCAGCACGGGGAACACGTCCTCCCCAATTACTGACAGATGCTACGGAACTGTCCGCAGCGACAACCGCTCCAAATGGAGCGATGCCCGTCTTGATCCGGCCCTTGACCTCTTTCGTGTCCAGATCAATGACCGCAGCCTCGTCATCGAATGTCAGCGCTACCACGGCCAGACGCTCGCCTCGCGAGTTTTTGGAGCGTCCCACGCTGACCCCGCCGACCTGGTGCGATCCGAGACCATCTGCAACTACAGAGCTTTCTTTCTCGCTCAGCGAGACCAGCTGTCCTGCGGACTCCTGCCCCTTTGCGCTTCCCGATATCCCATCCAAGAGTGGCGTTCGGCTCGTTGGGTCGAATATGAGCCCCTGCATGCCTGCGCTCGTTGCGGTATTCAGGACCCGCATCATCTGGTTCGTCTTTAGATTGATTTGATAAACATGAGTGCCCGTCTGTGAGAGGACAGCAGCATAGATGGACTCACCGTTTTCTCCGAAGGCAATGCCGTTCACCCGGCTCTCAAAAATGCTCTGCAAGCCCGCAGGCGTGATCATCTGCCTGCTGGGAATCACTCCTGGGTCGACCACCGACTTTACCGGCGGGACTGCTTTAGTGGGCTTGGCTTCTTGCTCACCTACAGGTCCCAGGTTTTGTAACGCTGGAGCAGAAGGCGCCTGTCCAGACTCTTGTGCTTCAACGGTTCCCTGAATTCCAAGGAAGATACACATACAAATGGTAGCTAGATTAGGGTTGATGCCCATTGATCGCCAGTTCATTGCTTCAACTCCTTGCGTATTAGTCCAAAACAAAATCAAACGAATCCATTGCGTAGAGCGCCCGTCAGAGAAACACCATGATAATCGGCAGCAGCGTTCCTCCGATTAACACGCCCTAGACGAGCCGCCAGTCTCCCCCGTAGCGAAAACCCATATAGATCCCCAGCAGCGTCGTCGCGAACAAGCCTACAGACATGGCCAGAACAAAGCACTTGAGCGGCAAAACTGCCTTCCCTGGCGGCAAGTCTTTTTTCTGCGCGCCAGGACCTCGGGGCGCAGTTTCATTTGGTACTGGCTTACCTTTCTCTTTCGGCACGCTCATGGTTTGTTTCTTATGTATCTGCGCCATAGCAACAATCCATGCCGGAGGTACATATCCCGCACTCTTTATTTGCTGATTGCAGGTTGAAAGTCTGAATGACTCCGCTAAAAGTAAAAAACAGGATTGCCGGGGAGAAAAAGAGTCCGAGATATCGATGCAAGAGCCGGATTTTCTTCATCGATTATTCTCCCAGAATTGGCAAACGCAGGCTCCAGGCGGTCCGCGTCAACCCTACCTTCATAGATTCCGTCGACAGAGAAGTAACAGTGTAGATGTCTGGACCGTTAGTTTTCGTTAGAAGCTCGACTCCGGTTGTTATGAAATTGATCAGGATCGCCGCGCCGAGAACTATCTTGCCGGCGAGATCGGTTATGGTACCGGCCAGTGTAGCGCTATGAATCTGAGCGAACACAGACATGGCAAAGAACAGTATCAACAAGACACACAGCTTTTTCATCACTGGTCTTCCCCCTC
The sequence above is a segment of the Acidicapsa acidisoli genome. Coding sequences within it:
- a CDS encoding bifunctional YncE family protein/alkaline phosphatase family protein, with amino-acid sequence MNWRSMGINPNLATICMCIFLGIQGTVEAQESGQAPSAPALQNLGPVGEQEAKPTKAVPPVKSVVDPGVIPSRQMITPAGLQSIFESRVNGIAFGENGESIYAAVLSQTGTHVYQINLKTNQMMRVLNTATSAGMQGLIFDPTSRTPLLDGISGSAKGQESAGQLVSLSEKESSVVADGLGSHQVGGVSVGRSKNSRGERLAVVALTFDDEAAVIDLDTKEVKGRIKTGIAPFGAVVAADSSVASVSNWGGRVPRAGERSAATGPEVNADQVLMDERGVASNGTVSRIDLISGQVTATIAVGLHPSGLVWDESHRRLYVANSNSDSISVVDTESNRLLETIAMQPFAKRVAGVSPESVALSPDNSTLYVACAGINAVGVIDLKAIHSRVAGFIPTGWYPEDVAVSPDGKTIAVSTLLGVGAGWNSANLLAREKRDGMKPELNIHRRYVHADRGTVHIIAVPDADELGRYSIAVAENNHMSLQSVSFAEGGAQGKSNPNAAPRPVPARVGEPSTIDHVVYIIKENRSYDQYFGSLGKGDGDPSLNMYADDIIPNQRKLARDFVLLDNFYANGGNSADGHQWLTQAAETDYAYWPGYNGRSYPKNGDDPLAFAGSGFLWDQLVTHDKTFADFGEYEGEMGGKTGSLRAKLLDEYKQGSEFMGAFSTRAPIARLNQYLVPDFPAYGLKIPDVVRARIFLRHLKEWESAGSMPNLVMIQLPSDHTEGTTPGFSTPKACLADNDLAVGQVVEGISHSRFWKSTLILIVEDDAQDGLDHVDGHRTVALAVSPYTQRSAIDSTFYSQVSMVKTIELILGVPPMSLFDLIANDMRHSFQQTPNLTPYQAIEPTQSIYELNPGVNALDGQSKSDAIASGKMNWQEPDDVPTEKLNEILWHDAMGTPYPSWKQHSVAFHPGMMQ